A genomic stretch from Vibrio coralliilyticus includes:
- a CDS encoding YbaN family protein, with the protein MVGGLSLCLGFLGIFLPLLPTTPFILLASACFMRSSPAFHRWLHEHKTFGPILDNWHQHGAVTSKVKTRGALCMVASFVFSIWVVPHFWLKIMLVVMLILLLTWFIRLPVIECLADKQENH; encoded by the coding sequence ATTGTTGGTGGCTTGAGCTTATGCCTAGGCTTCCTAGGCATATTCCTTCCTCTTCTCCCTACGACCCCTTTTATTCTTCTCGCGAGCGCATGCTTTATGCGTAGTAGTCCTGCTTTTCATCGTTGGTTGCATGAGCACAAAACATTTGGCCCCATATTAGATAACTGGCATCAACATGGCGCTGTGACCAGCAAGGTAAAAACACGTGGAGCGCTCTGCATGGTGGCAAGTTTTGTTTTTTCAATTTGGGTTGTGCCACATTTTTGGTTAAAGATCATGCTGGTGGTTATGTTGATTCTTCTATTGACCTGGTTTATTCGTTTGCCTGTGATTGAGTGCCTTGCTGACAAGCAAGAAAATCACTAA
- the apt gene encoding adenine phosphoribosyltransferase: MTTETISQIKSSIKSIPDYPKPGILFRDVTSLMEDASAYKATIQLLVEKYKDMGFTKIVGTEARGFLFGAPLALELGLGFVPVRKPGKLPRETMAQSYELEYGTDVLEIHTDAISEGDKVLVVDDLLATGGTIEATTKLIRQLGGVVEHAAFVINLPEIGGDKRLEGLGLNVYSICEFDGH; encoded by the coding sequence ATGACAACTGAAACAATTTCACAGATCAAATCTAGTATTAAGAGCATCCCTGATTATCCGAAACCAGGCATCCTATTTCGTGATGTGACGAGTTTAATGGAAGATGCATCTGCCTATAAAGCAACGATTCAGCTTTTGGTTGAGAAGTATAAGGACATGGGGTTCACCAAAATTGTGGGTACCGAAGCACGTGGCTTTCTGTTTGGCGCCCCTTTAGCTTTAGAATTAGGACTGGGTTTTGTTCCTGTTCGCAAGCCGGGTAAATTACCACGTGAGACGATGGCTCAGTCGTATGAGCTTGAGTACGGTACAGACGTATTAGAAATCCATACAGATGCGATTTCAGAAGGGGATAAAGTACTCGTTGTCGACGATCTGTTGGCGACAGGTGGGACAATCGAAGCAACGACTAAGTTAATCCGCCAGTTAGGTGGTGTGGTAGAACATGCGGCTTTTGTTATTAACCTGCCTGAAATTGGCGGTGATAAGCGCCTTGAAGGCTTAGGTCTTAATGTGTATAGCATTTGCGAATTTGACGGTCATTAA
- the dnaX gene encoding DNA polymerase III subunit gamma/tau — protein sequence MSYLALARKWRPTKFSEVVGQSHVLTALENALAQNRLHHAYLFSGTRGVGKTTIGRLFAKGLNCETGITSTPCGTCDTCKEIDEGRFVDLLEIDAASRTKVEDTRELLDNVQYKPARGRFKVYLIDEVHMLSRHSFNALLKTLEEPPEYVKFLLATTDPQKLPVTILSRCLQFHLKPISVDDIHEQLEHILKQEQVSFEPRALGMIAHAADGSMRDALSLSDQAIALGNGQVITDSVAHMLGTLDTDQALHLLEAISSKQPQVAMDCLSALARNGVEWDGLLQQLATQLHRMAMYQALPATLDKAQPDSEKIELLSRKLTPQDVQLYYQMALKGRQDLPLAPSERIGLEMVVLRMMAFRPSSQPQVKNISAEVGSLPASTPTDAHSPHLSSAKATETITPVDTYPQGREVPAPSEVMPEQYHAESMGNTPPQYDTSAPPMHEEPVTPPTPQNQPASPISGLRHQLRSQRKGNPQGNTPKKANATPVKKSESVLDRVAQRHSGTMQVSPLSNPQSVATPERDKNEPYQWKPSLPQVEKQGSELTPTQIKKALEHEKTPEMATKLAEESLAKSEWAKLISQLDTAKMTEQLALNSHFEKQGSSISLTLRPQQAHLNTERAQSELLEAINGVLGEECHLSVEIGDGGETPLELREKLYQGRLQQAFVSLENDKHVQFIAQRFSAELDKDSVRPI from the coding sequence ATGAGTTATCTTGCTTTAGCTCGAAAGTGGCGCCCTACAAAATTTAGTGAAGTAGTAGGGCAAAGCCATGTTTTGACGGCGTTAGAAAACGCTTTAGCCCAAAACCGCCTTCATCATGCCTACTTGTTTAGCGGTACTCGAGGTGTTGGTAAAACAACGATAGGTCGATTGTTTGCCAAAGGGCTAAACTGCGAAACGGGTATTACCTCCACCCCTTGTGGCACCTGTGATACCTGTAAAGAGATTGACGAAGGTCGATTTGTTGACTTGCTCGAAATCGATGCTGCGTCCAGAACTAAGGTAGAAGATACTCGTGAATTACTCGATAACGTGCAGTACAAACCTGCACGTGGGCGCTTTAAAGTTTACCTAATCGATGAAGTCCACATGCTCTCGCGCCACAGTTTTAATGCTTTGCTGAAAACACTGGAAGAGCCGCCTGAGTATGTGAAATTCCTTCTGGCCACGACGGATCCACAGAAGCTGCCAGTCACGATTCTTTCTCGTTGTCTGCAGTTTCATCTTAAGCCTATCAGTGTTGATGATATCCATGAGCAACTGGAGCATATCCTAAAACAGGAACAAGTCTCGTTTGAGCCTAGAGCTTTAGGTATGATCGCGCATGCTGCAGACGGCAGTATGCGTGATGCGTTAAGTTTAAGTGATCAGGCGATAGCGTTAGGCAATGGTCAGGTTATAACGGATAGTGTTGCTCATATGTTGGGGACGCTGGATACTGACCAAGCATTACATTTGCTTGAGGCTATCAGTTCTAAGCAACCTCAAGTCGCGATGGATTGCTTATCAGCTCTAGCACGAAATGGTGTTGAATGGGATGGGCTTCTCCAGCAGTTGGCCACCCAACTACATCGAATGGCAATGTATCAAGCTCTGCCCGCAACGCTGGATAAGGCTCAGCCTGATTCGGAAAAAATAGAGCTTTTAAGCCGAAAATTAACACCGCAGGACGTGCAACTGTATTATCAAATGGCCTTAAAAGGTCGGCAAGATTTGCCTTTAGCACCCTCCGAGCGTATCGGCTTAGAAATGGTCGTACTACGAATGATGGCATTCAGACCTTCTTCTCAACCTCAAGTAAAGAATATTTCGGCCGAGGTGGGTTCTTTGCCTGCTAGTACTCCTACTGATGCACATTCACCCCATTTGTCATCGGCTAAGGCAACTGAAACGATAACGCCAGTTGATACTTATCCGCAGGGTAGGGAAGTACCAGCGCCTTCGGAAGTCATGCCAGAGCAATATCATGCAGAATCTATGGGGAATACGCCCCCTCAGTATGACACTTCTGCGCCTCCTATGCATGAAGAGCCGGTGACGCCACCGACACCACAAAATCAACCCGCGTCACCTATAAGCGGCTTGCGCCATCAGCTTCGTTCTCAGCGCAAAGGTAACCCTCAGGGAAATACGCCAAAAAAGGCTAATGCGACACCTGTAAAAAAATCTGAATCCGTTCTTGACCGTGTTGCTCAGCGACATTCAGGAACTATGCAGGTGTCGCCATTGTCAAACCCTCAATCGGTAGCGACACCTGAACGGGATAAAAACGAACCTTATCAGTGGAAGCCATCACTTCCTCAAGTAGAAAAGCAGGGCAGCGAGTTAACACCAACTCAAATAAAAAAGGCGTTAGAGCATGAAAAAACGCCTGAGATGGCGACCAAACTAGCCGAAGAAAGCCTAGCGAAGAGTGAGTGGGCAAAGCTGATTAGCCAGTTAGATACGGCTAAAATGACTGAGCAACTGGCTTTGAACTCTCATTTTGAAAAACAAGGTTCGTCTATCTCATTAACACTGCGACCTCAGCAAGCACACTTGAACACAGAGCGTGCTCAAAGTGAACTGCTCGAGGCGATAAATGGTGTGTTAGGTGAAGAGTGCCACCTGTCGGTTGAGATAGGTGACGGGGGGGAAACTCCGTTAGAGTTAAGAGAAAAGCTTTACCAAGGACGATTACAACAGGCATTTGTCAGCCTTGAAAATGACAAGCATGTCCAGTTTATCGCGCAGCGCTTTTCTGCTGAACTGGATAAAGACAGCGTGCGACCAATTTAA
- a CDS encoding YbaB/EbfC family nucleoid-associated protein, with translation MFGKGGMGNLMKQAQQMQERMQKLQEEIANMEVTGESGAGLVKVTITGSHSVRRVEIDESLMEDDKEMLEDLIAAAFNDAARRVEETQKEKMAGVTGGMQLPPGMKMPF, from the coding sequence ATGTTTGGTAAAGGCGGTATGGGCAATCTAATGAAGCAAGCCCAGCAAATGCAAGAGCGTATGCAAAAGCTTCAAGAAGAAATTGCAAATATGGAAGTGACAGGTGAATCTGGTGCTGGTCTAGTAAAAGTGACCATTACAGGTAGCCACAGCGTTCGTCGCGTTGAAATTGACGAGAGTCTAATGGAAGACGATAAAGAAATGCTAGAAGATCTTATCGCAGCCGCTTTCAACGATGCGGCTCGTCGTGTTGAAGAAACTCAAAAAGAAAAAATGGCTGGCGTGACTGGAGGTATGCAACTACCACCAGGCATGAAAATGCCTTTCTAA
- the recR gene encoding recombination mediator RecR, whose protein sequence is MRTSHMLEQLMEALRCLPGVGPKSAQRMAFHLLQRDRKGGLQLADALSQAMTEIGHCNECRTFTEEETCHICTNPKRQENGQICVVESPADIAAVESTGQFSGRYFVLMGHLSPLDGIGPSDIGLDVLDYRLRRGDVSEVILATNPTVEGEATAHYIAELCKEHQVQASRIAHGVPVGGELELVDGTTLSHSLLGRQKL, encoded by the coding sequence ATGCGCACCAGTCATATGCTGGAGCAATTGATGGAGGCCTTACGTTGTCTGCCTGGGGTTGGTCCCAAGTCAGCTCAACGTATGGCCTTTCATTTGTTACAGCGTGATAGAAAAGGCGGCTTACAACTGGCGGATGCATTGAGTCAAGCGATGACTGAAATCGGCCATTGCAACGAATGTCGTACGTTCACTGAAGAAGAAACGTGCCATATTTGTACTAATCCTAAACGTCAGGAGAATGGACAAATATGCGTGGTTGAAAGCCCAGCTGATATTGCCGCGGTGGAGTCAACCGGGCAGTTCTCAGGTCGCTATTTTGTCCTAATGGGGCACTTGTCGCCTCTTGATGGTATTGGCCCGAGTGATATTGGTCTTGACGTGCTTGATTATCGTCTACGTCGTGGAGATGTGTCTGAAGTGATTTTGGCAACAAACCCTACGGTCGAAGGTGAAGCAACGGCCCACTATATTGCTGAGCTGTGCAAAGAGCATCAGGTTCAGGCAAGCCGAATTGCTCATGGCGTTCCTGTGGGCGGTGAGTTAGAGCTTGTTGATGGAACGACACTGTCACACTCTTTACTTGGTCGACAAAAGCTGTAA
- the folD gene encoding bifunctional methylenetetrahydrofolate dehydrogenase/methenyltetrahydrofolate cyclohydrolase FolD codes for MTAQNIDGTLISQTVRSEVAARVKARVNAGLRAPGLAVVLVGEDPASQVYVGSKRRACEEVGFVSKSFDLSASTTEEELLALIDELNADDEIDGILVQLPLPAGIDTTHVLERIHPEKDVDGFHPYNVGRLAQRIPKLRSCTPKGIITLLDRYNINLRGKHAVVVGASNIVGRPMTLELLLAGCTTTTCHRFTKDLESHVRQADVVVVAVGKPNFIPGNWIKEGAVVIDVGINRLDSGKLVGDVDYENAKESASFITPVPGGVGPMTVASLIENTMLACEQFHTKKK; via the coding sequence ATGACTGCTCAAAATATTGATGGAACACTTATTTCTCAAACGGTTCGTTCGGAAGTCGCTGCACGAGTTAAAGCCCGTGTTAATGCAGGCCTCAGAGCACCAGGATTAGCAGTAGTACTGGTTGGCGAAGATCCAGCTTCACAAGTGTATGTGGGCAGTAAACGTCGTGCATGTGAGGAAGTGGGGTTTGTTTCAAAATCTTTTGACTTATCGGCTTCCACCACAGAAGAAGAGTTACTTGCTCTAATAGATGAGCTAAACGCAGATGACGAGATTGACGGTATTCTGGTGCAGTTACCATTACCGGCAGGTATTGATACAACTCATGTACTAGAACGAATTCACCCAGAAAAAGACGTTGACGGCTTCCATCCATATAACGTTGGCCGTTTAGCGCAACGTATTCCTAAACTACGCTCTTGTACCCCGAAAGGTATCATTACTCTCCTTGATCGTTACAACATCAACCTTCGCGGCAAACATGCTGTTGTTGTGGGGGCATCGAACATTGTTGGCCGCCCAATGACGCTTGAGCTTCTACTAGCCGGCTGTACGACGACAACTTGCCACAGATTCACCAAAGATCTCGAAAGCCATGTCCGTCAAGCTGATGTAGTTGTGGTAGCCGTCGGTAAACCTAACTTTATCCCAGGAAACTGGATTAAAGAAGGCGCTGTTGTGATCGATGTTGGTATCAACCGACTTGACTCAGGTAAGTTGGTTGGCGATGTGGATTATGAGAATGCCAAAGAAAGCGCAAGCTTTATTACACCGGTCCCCGGTGGTGTTGGGCCTATGACCGTCGCAAGCCTCATTGAGAATACAATGCTCGCTTGTGAGCAGTTCCATACGAAAAAGAAATAA
- a CDS encoding DUF2913 family protein, with product MRSIHTKIKPEFEPLLSELALHALLHLRSNHSAKVLTHKSRSDINDILSAWLNKAANSKKYKPFKKKIRSLVTHARSQRLDMEMMLGNLLSPLNGDELPHLDSFLLLINTIEKELNTTVLVSSPEEVDLSFNPKGCLLCVLSQDLNAHFDNRNRLSADISMLFRGSRGEKHSVLRIIYTSAIFEHRIEYEDEDFLRIRLSLK from the coding sequence ATGCGCAGTATTCACACCAAAATTAAACCCGAGTTTGAACCTCTCTTGTCTGAGCTAGCATTGCATGCGTTGCTTCACTTACGTAGCAACCACTCAGCCAAAGTACTGACACACAAGTCGAGATCCGATATTAACGACATTCTTTCTGCTTGGCTGAATAAAGCAGCGAACAGTAAGAAATATAAGCCTTTCAAGAAAAAAATACGTTCTCTAGTTACCCACGCTCGTTCTCAGCGGCTAGATATGGAAATGATGCTGGGTAATTTGCTTTCTCCCTTAAACGGGGACGAATTACCTCATTTAGACAGTTTCCTCTTGTTAATAAACACAATAGAGAAAGAACTCAATACGACAGTGTTGGTTTCAAGCCCAGAAGAGGTTGATCTCTCGTTTAACCCAAAAGGTTGCTTATTGTGTGTATTATCACAAGACCTTAACGCTCACTTTGATAACCGTAATCGTCTATCTGCGGATATCTCAATGCTTTTTAGAGGCTCACGTGGTGAGAAGCACTCTGTGCTGCGTATTATCTATACATCCGCTATTTTTGAGCACCGTATAGAATATGAAGACGAAGACTTTTTGCGTATTCGCCTAAGCCTTAAGTAG
- a CDS encoding response regulator has product MNAKILVVDDDLEIRELLGEYLTKAGYQVNAVADGDELKAHLDQEGYPDMVLLDVMLPGDDGFTLCQYIRRDSNVPIIMLTAVSDETDQIIGLEIGADDYIAKPFNPRQLIARIKAVLRRVQVNEDKSSDALPKQITFGDWQLDTLAHKITHSDTQEEHDLSGSDFALLMLFLSRPNEVLDRDTISFATRGREALPFERGIDVQLSRLRHRLGDSGKYPQYIKTMRGNGYILAVPVSIEH; this is encoded by the coding sequence ATGAACGCAAAGATACTTGTTGTAGATGATGATCTAGAAATTCGGGAGCTGTTGGGGGAATACCTAACCAAAGCGGGTTATCAGGTCAACGCCGTGGCGGATGGCGATGAATTAAAGGCGCACCTCGATCAAGAAGGCTATCCAGATATGGTGCTTCTTGACGTGATGCTACCGGGTGACGATGGCTTTACCTTGTGCCAATACATTCGTCGCGACTCTAATGTACCTATTATTATGCTGACCGCAGTGTCGGACGAAACTGATCAGATCATTGGTCTGGAAATTGGTGCCGATGACTACATTGCCAAGCCATTTAACCCACGTCAGCTTATCGCTCGAATCAAAGCAGTCTTGCGACGGGTTCAAGTCAATGAAGATAAAAGTTCAGACGCTCTACCGAAACAGATTACGTTTGGTGACTGGCAACTTGATACCTTAGCGCACAAAATTACCCATAGTGATACCCAAGAAGAACACGATCTGTCGGGCAGTGATTTCGCACTCTTAATGCTGTTTCTCTCGCGCCCGAACGAAGTTTTAGATCGTGACACGATTTCTTTTGCGACCAGAGGTCGAGAGGCACTTCCTTTTGAGCGAGGTATTGACGTCCAACTGAGTCGCTTACGTCATCGCTTGGGCGACAGCGGTAAATACCCGCAATATATTAAAACTATGCGTGGAAATGGCTACATCCTCGCTGTCCCTGTCAGTATTGAACATTGA
- a CDS encoding ATP-binding protein, translated as MNTLLRRLKPNSLVTRTLGLALLAVILAQGIATAIWYTESKQKELAGIQSASESMANMFASTVTFFQSLPTRYRHIVLDQIRNMGGTRFFVSFNKEKLIVEPIPDTQLKRASLSAVETVLNDKLPKVSSISVDFSHAHNLRLLKNDIYLSDLPKSWAHHTLTLSPIDPPVLVVQIELKSNEWVYIAALLPAPYVTLDDTLIGREQILFIFFSTTLLLGLTYLLMRRQVKPLKRLAKAANEMSMDIDQPPLGEEGASELVTATRAFNRMQQRIRRYVADREHLFSSISHDLKTPITRLRLRAELLDDDKKRHKFNQDLDELEMMVKGALQCVKDTDLHENNAFIDLNAMIQSVIEPMNFKSDCVTFTPIEMEPMVAKPLAIKRVLTNLIDNAVKYGESATVSIEVTDEWISVSIDDVGPGIPSDKHEAVFEPYFRLASDDQGHGLGLGICRNILHGHGGDLIISNRPQGGLRAQLFIPPTLEV; from the coding sequence ATGAACACTCTGTTACGTAGGCTAAAACCCAATTCATTGGTCACCCGTACTCTAGGGTTAGCGTTATTAGCGGTGATATTAGCACAGGGCATTGCCACGGCGATATGGTATACCGAATCGAAGCAAAAAGAGCTAGCGGGTATTCAGTCAGCCTCTGAAAGCATGGCGAACATGTTTGCCTCAACGGTGACCTTCTTCCAATCCCTACCGACTCGCTATCGTCACATTGTGCTGGATCAGATTCGTAATATGGGTGGCACGCGTTTCTTTGTGTCATTCAATAAAGAAAAGCTGATTGTTGAGCCCATCCCAGATACACAGTTAAAAAGAGCCTCACTTTCTGCGGTGGAAACTGTGCTCAACGACAAACTACCTAAAGTGTCTTCGATATCTGTCGACTTTTCTCATGCGCACAATCTTCGTCTACTAAAGAATGATATCTACCTTAGTGATTTACCCAAATCATGGGCGCATCATACTTTAACATTATCGCCCATTGATCCTCCTGTTCTGGTGGTACAGATCGAGCTTAAAAGCAATGAGTGGGTCTATATTGCTGCGTTACTTCCCGCACCCTATGTCACATTGGATGACACCTTAATTGGCCGAGAGCAGATCCTGTTTATTTTCTTCTCGACGACCTTGTTGCTTGGTCTGACTTATCTGTTAATGCGCCGACAAGTCAAACCCTTAAAGCGTTTAGCAAAAGCGGCCAATGAAATGAGTATGGATATTGATCAGCCGCCATTAGGTGAAGAAGGGGCGAGTGAACTGGTGACCGCGACTCGAGCGTTTAACAGAATGCAGCAGCGTATTAGGCGCTATGTGGCTGATAGGGAGCACCTGTTTTCGTCCATATCCCATGATCTCAAAACGCCGATCACTCGATTACGTTTAAGAGCTGAGCTACTTGATGACGACAAAAAACGTCATAAATTCAATCAGGACTTAGATGAGCTGGAGATGATGGTCAAAGGCGCACTTCAATGTGTGAAAGACACTGATTTACACGAGAACAATGCCTTTATTGATCTCAATGCCATGATTCAGTCGGTAATCGAACCGATGAACTTTAAGAGCGATTGTGTCACTTTTACTCCAATCGAGATGGAACCTATGGTGGCTAAGCCCTTAGCCATTAAGCGAGTGTTGACCAATTTAATCGATAATGCGGTTAAATATGGAGAGAGTGCCACTGTGTCGATTGAAGTGACGGATGAATGGATTTCCGTCTCGATTGACGATGTTGGACCGGGCATTCCAAGTGATAAGCACGAAGCCGTTTTTGAGCCGTATTTTCGCTTAGCTTCTGATGATCAGGGCCACGGTTTAGGCTTAGGTATCTGCCGTAACATTCTGCATGGGCATGGTGGAGATCTCATTATTAGCAATCGTCCACAAGGCGGTTTGAGAGCGCAACTCTTTATTCCACCGACACTTGAAGTTTAA
- a CDS encoding ABC transporter substrate-binding protein has protein sequence MKMNKTLLTLSLLSAASMTQAGEVEVLHWWTSGGEAKSISVLKDMLEEQGHSWKDFAVAGGGGESAMTVLKTRAVSGNPPSAAQIKGHDIQEWGGLGFLTNLDDVAEKGNWDGVVPKMVTDVMKWDGDFVAVPVNVHRVNWLWANPAVFEKAGAKVPTTLDEFFVAGDKIKAAGLIPLAHGGQPWQDATVFEAVALDVLGSEDYVKAFVELDMDVLSGDKMVEVFAKFQKMHDYIDSNSPGRDWNVATSMVINGEAAMQIMGDWAKGEFSAAGKVAGKDYVCVPAPGTAGQFTHNVDSFAFFELGESGNQQAQKALAATILDPKFQEVFNLNKGSIPVRLDMDMSKFDKCALDSMDEFKATAKSGDLVPSMAHGMSTTSYAQGAIFDVVTNFFNDKDANPQDAAQKLAKAVKAAI, from the coding sequence ATGAAAATGAATAAAACCCTACTTACCTTATCCCTTCTATCAGCGGCTTCTATGACTCAAGCGGGTGAAGTTGAAGTGCTTCACTGGTGGACTTCGGGTGGCGAAGCTAAATCCATTTCTGTTCTGAAAGACATGTTGGAAGAGCAAGGCCACAGCTGGAAAGATTTTGCGGTTGCTGGTGGCGGTGGTGAAAGTGCGATGACGGTACTGAAAACTCGCGCGGTGTCAGGCAACCCACCTTCAGCGGCGCAGATCAAAGGTCATGATATTCAAGAGTGGGGTGGTCTGGGTTTCCTGACCAACCTAGATGATGTTGCAGAAAAAGGTAACTGGGATGGCGTTGTACCAAAAATGGTGACCGACGTCATGAAGTGGGACGGTGATTTTGTGGCCGTGCCAGTCAACGTTCACCGTGTGAACTGGCTTTGGGCAAACCCAGCGGTATTTGAAAAAGCGGGTGCAAAAGTTCCAACGACCTTGGATGAGTTTTTTGTCGCAGGTGACAAAATCAAAGCAGCAGGTCTAATCCCGTTGGCACACGGTGGTCAGCCATGGCAGGACGCAACCGTGTTTGAAGCGGTAGCACTGGATGTTCTAGGCAGCGAAGACTACGTAAAAGCCTTTGTTGAGCTGGATATGGATGTTCTGTCTGGCGATAAGATGGTCGAAGTGTTTGCCAAATTCCAGAAAATGCATGATTACATCGACTCGAACTCGCCGGGTCGTGACTGGAATGTTGCGACTTCTATGGTGATCAATGGTGAAGCGGCGATGCAAATCATGGGTGACTGGGCGAAAGGCGAATTCTCAGCAGCCGGCAAAGTGGCAGGTAAAGATTATGTCTGTGTGCCAGCTCCGGGTACCGCAGGTCAGTTTACTCATAACGTCGACAGCTTTGCTTTCTTTGAGCTAGGCGAATCAGGCAACCAACAAGCGCAAAAAGCGTTGGCAGCCACCATTCTTGACCCTAAATTCCAAGAAGTGTTCAACCTGAATAAAGGTTCTATTCCAGTGCGTCTGGATATGGATATGTCGAAGTTTGATAAGTGTGCACTGGATTCAATGGACGAGTTTAAAGCGACGGCGAAATCCGGTGATCTCGTACCAAGTATGGCGCACGGCATGTCAACAACCAGCTACGCACAAGGCGCGATCTTTGACGTTGTGACTAACTTCTTTAACGACAAAGATGCCAATCCGCAAGACGCCGCGCAGAAACTGGCGAAAGCAGTAAAAGCGGCGATTTAA
- a CDS encoding carbohydrate ABC transporter permease, whose product MEHVLTGSKSQSVYKQSFADRLQTWLPKIVLAPTMLVTVVCIYGYIFWTAALSMTNSRFLPSFNFVGFTQYEKLMDNDRWITSISNLGIFGLLFMLVAIGLGVGLAILLDQNIRQEGAIRTIYLYPMALSFIVTGTAWKWILNPGLGIEKLMHDWGFTDFKFDWLVDSDMAVYTLVIAAVWQSSGFVMAMFLAGLRGIDSSIIKAAQIDGANLPTIYVKIILPCLRPVFFSAVIITSHIAIKSFDLVTAMTAGGPGYSSDLPALFMYAHSFTRGQIGLGAASAMMMLAGILAILVPYLYSELREKKS is encoded by the coding sequence ATGGAGCATGTTTTGACTGGGTCAAAAAGTCAGTCTGTCTATAAGCAAAGCTTTGCTGACAGGCTACAAACCTGGCTGCCGAAGATCGTATTAGCACCGACCATGTTGGTTACTGTGGTGTGTATTTACGGTTACATCTTCTGGACTGCCGCACTATCTATGACCAACTCTCGATTTCTACCTAGCTTTAATTTTGTCGGTTTTACCCAGTACGAAAAGCTAATGGACAACGATCGTTGGATCACTTCGATTTCAAACTTAGGCATTTTTGGCCTGCTATTTATGCTGGTCGCAATCGGCTTAGGTGTCGGTCTAGCAATATTGCTCGATCAAAATATTCGTCAGGAAGGGGCGATTCGTACTATTTATCTCTATCCGATGGCGTTGTCGTTCATTGTTACAGGTACGGCTTGGAAATGGATTCTAAACCCGGGTCTGGGCATCGAGAAACTGATGCACGACTGGGGCTTTACAGACTTCAAATTCGACTGGTTGGTTGACTCTGATATGGCGGTCTACACGTTAGTCATCGCTGCAGTATGGCAATCTTCCGGTTTTGTAATGGCGATGTTCCTCGCGGGTCTTCGTGGTATCGATTCATCCATCATCAAAGCTGCTCAAATTGATGGTGCTAATCTGCCGACGATTTACGTGAAAATTATTCTACCTTGCCTAAGGCCTGTGTTCTTCAGCGCGGTAATCATTACTTCGCATATTGCGATTAAGAGTTTTGATTTAGTGACCGCAATGACGGCTGGGGGACCAGGTTATTCCTCAGACCTACCAGCATTGTTTATGTATGCCCATTCATTTACGCGTGGTCAGATTGGCCTTGGTGCTGCCAGTGCCATGATGATGCTAGCCGGGATTCTTGCCATCCTGGTGCCGTATTTGTATTCCGAACTTAGGGAGAAAAAATCATGA